The Oncorhynchus tshawytscha isolate Ot180627B linkage group LG20, Otsh_v2.0, whole genome shotgun sequence genome has a window encoding:
- the LOC112219463 gene encoding uncharacterized protein LOC112219463, whose amino-acid sequence MDEKLILSVFNFPELYNTTLPDYRNGDTRSLAWGKISSLTALPAEECKRKWKNLRDRYFKEVRQEKRSKEETGELAPSRWKYRQHLIFLQPFIKPRNSNVAPANLESPDTINKSSQNEIIPVKTLNTALVNDMKTPRTQVGTMSQLAFVTQLSPGQQGAQLSFLGKCPPGAQTSPAPQTSAVLQSSIYATKERPQTRQPASPCSSSTPSKRSAKNRMLLAKEKDHRSDSTIPIWQCDEDEMLLLSFVPALKRLTPQKRCETKIKIQQIMYEAEFSMDQPVTVNEPPVTVSKELPDQETS is encoded by the exons ATGGACGAAAAGTTGATATTGTCTGTTTTTAATTTTCCTGAGCTGTATAATACAACTTTGCCAGATTACCGCAATGGTGACACAAGATCACTTGCTTGGGGGAAAATAAGCTCATTGACAGCTCTTCCAG CTGAAGAGTGCAAAAGGAAATGGAAGAATCTGAGAGACCGATACTTCAAGGAAgtaagacaggagaagaggagtaaggaggagacaggggagctCGCTCCAAGCCGATGGAAATACAGACAGCATCTGATCTTTCTTCAACCATTCATTAAACCAAGAAACAGCAATGTGGCCCCTGCCAACCTGGAAAGCCCTGATACAATCAATAAAAGCTCACAGAATGAAATAATACCTGTCAAAACACTCAACACAGCCCTGGTGAACGACATGAAAACCCCTCGCACCCAGGTTGGCACCATGTCACAGCTAGCTTTTGTGACCCAGCTGTCCCCAGGGCAACAAGGCGCCCAACTGTCTTTTCTGGGCAAGTGTCCACCAGGCGCCCAGACGTCCCCAGCGCCCCAGACATCCGCAGTGCTCCAGTCATCAATTTACGCGACCAAGGAGAGGCCTCAGACAAGACAACCTGCTTCACCATGTTCCTCAAGCACTCCCTCTAAGCGCTCCGCTAAGAACAGGATGCTGCTGGCCAAAGAGAAAGATCACAGATCAGATTCCACGATCCCTATCTGGCAGTGTGACGAGGATGAGATGTTACTCCTCAGCTTCGTTCCTGCTTTGAAGAGGCTAACCCCACAAAAAAGATGTGAGACCAAAATTAAGATCCAACAGATTATGTATGAGGCCGAGTTTAGTATGGATCAGCCAGTGACTGTCAATGAACCACCCGTGACGGTGTCCAAAGAACTGCCAGATCAAGAGACGTCATAA
- the LOC112219461 gene encoding splicing factor ESS-2 homolog isoform X2 produces the protein MGLNLLKVAKRRKNLEKIIQRDFFPDVTKLQAQKDYLEAEENGDLGKMREISIKYGSSLAKSTPLSNAPYVTPASFETPEGRPGSPSSVLGKTKKGADCVNKEGDEEKELPCLDRFLAKNTSEDNASFEQIMVLAEDKEKLRHSWLYEAEAEFKQRHEENLALPSSEKQALECVKAGLETWEYKAKNALMYYPEGVKDDDTLFKKPREVIHKNTRFVGDPFSKALNKCQLQQAAALNAQFKQGKVGPDGKELNAQDSPNVNGYGFEGTPCPSPGMAESPLMTWGEIESTPFRLDGSDSPFQERNIGPSFKIPEPGRRERLGLKMANEAAAKNRAKKKEALRKVTENLASLTPKGLSPALTPALQRLVNRTSSKYTDKALRASYTPSPTHRGAGSKTPLGGPVTPSGTPTPSKARTPASQDPASITDDLLQLPKRRKASDFF, from the exons ATGGGTTTGAATCTGTTGAAGGTAGCAAAAAGGAGGAAG AATTTAGAGAAGATCATCCAGAGGGACTTTTTTCCAGATGTGACAAAGTTACAAGCGCAGAAGGACTACCTTGAAGCTGAGGAAAATGGGGATCTTGGGAAGATGAGGGAGATATCCATTAAATATGGGTCATCTTTAGCCAAGTCCACACCACTCTCCAATGCCCCAT ATGTTACTCCAGCTTCTTTTGAGACACCAGAGGGTCGTCCTGGATCGCCCTCTTCTGTACTGGGCAAAACCAAGAAAGGAGCAGACTGTG TGAAtaaggaaggagatgaggagaaagagCTGCCATGTCTTGATCGTTTCCTGGCTAAGAACACAAGCGAGGATAATGCATCCTTTGAACAGATCATGGTTCTAGCAGAAGACAAGGAGAAGTTGAGGCATTCGTGGTTATATGAGGCGGAGGCTGAATTTAAACAG CGGCATGAAGAGAACCTTGCCCTGCCGTCATCAGAGAAGCAAGCCCTTGAGTGTGTAAAGGCAGGACTAGAGACCTGGGAGTACAAAGCAAAGAATGCCCTTATGTACTATCCAGAGG GTGTCAAGGATGATGACACCCTCTTCAAGAAGCCTAGGGAGGTGATTCACAAGAACACTCGTTTTGTGGGAGACCCCTTCAGCAAAGCCCTTAACAAATGCCAGCTTCAGCAGGCTGCAGCCCTTAATGCACAG TTCAAACAGGGTAAAGTAGGCCCAGATGGCAAAGAGCTTAATGCCCAGGATTCCCCTAATGTTAACGGATATGGGTTTGAAGGAACTCCCTGCCCTTCCCCAG GTATGGCTGAGTCCCCCTTGATGAcctggggagagatagagagcacCCCCTTTCGCTTGGATGGGTCTGACTCACCGTTTCAAGAGCGGAATATTGGCCCATCGTTCAAG ATTCCAGAACCAGGAAGAAGAGAGCGGTTGGGTTTGAAAATGGCCAATGAGGCTGCAGCCAAAAACCGGGCAAAGAAGAAAGAAGCATTGCGAAAGGTCACAGAAAATCTTGCAAG TCTCACTCCAAAAGGCCTGAGCCCAGCATTGACCCCTGCCCTTCAGAGGCTTGTAAACCGGACCTCCAGCAAATACACAGATAAAGCTCTAAGGGCAAGCTACACACCATCTCccacacacagaggagcaggctcCAAAACCCCCCTGGGTGGTCCAGTCACTCCCTCAGGCACTCCGACACCAAGCAAAGCCAGGACCCCCGCCTCCCAGGACCCAGCGTCCATCACAGACGACCTACTGCAGCTCCCCAAGAGGAGGAAAGCCTCTGACTTCTTCTGA
- the LOC112219461 gene encoding splicing factor ESS-2 homolog isoform X1, translating to MEGFGKALMSGTLVPANPVTTVALRQPPEETKKTNRKVLDEENYIENLEKIIQRDFFPDVTKLQAQKDYLEAEENGDLGKMREISIKYGSSLAKSTPLSNAPYVTPASFETPEGRPGSPSSVLGKTKKGADCVNKEGDEEKELPCLDRFLAKNTSEDNASFEQIMVLAEDKEKLRHSWLYEAEAEFKQRHEENLALPSSEKQALECVKAGLETWEYKAKNALMYYPEGVKDDDTLFKKPREVIHKNTRFVGDPFSKALNKCQLQQAAALNAQFKQGKVGPDGKELNAQDSPNVNGYGFEGTPCPSPGMAESPLMTWGEIESTPFRLDGSDSPFQERNIGPSFKIPEPGRRERLGLKMANEAAAKNRAKKKEALRKVTENLASLTPKGLSPALTPALQRLVNRTSSKYTDKALRASYTPSPTHRGAGSKTPLGGPVTPSGTPTPSKARTPASQDPASITDDLLQLPKRRKASDFF from the exons ATGGAAGGATTTGGAAAGGCGCTGATGTCTGGAACCCTTGTCCCAGCTAATCCTGTAACAACAGTTGCTCTTCGACAGCCACCCGAGGAAACAAAGAAAACAAATCGAAAGGTGCTCGATGAAGAGAACTACATAGAG AATTTAGAGAAGATCATCCAGAGGGACTTTTTTCCAGATGTGACAAAGTTACAAGCGCAGAAGGACTACCTTGAAGCTGAGGAAAATGGGGATCTTGGGAAGATGAGGGAGATATCCATTAAATATGGGTCATCTTTAGCCAAGTCCACACCACTCTCCAATGCCCCAT ATGTTACTCCAGCTTCTTTTGAGACACCAGAGGGTCGTCCTGGATCGCCCTCTTCTGTACTGGGCAAAACCAAGAAAGGAGCAGACTGTG TGAAtaaggaaggagatgaggagaaagagCTGCCATGTCTTGATCGTTTCCTGGCTAAGAACACAAGCGAGGATAATGCATCCTTTGAACAGATCATGGTTCTAGCAGAAGACAAGGAGAAGTTGAGGCATTCGTGGTTATATGAGGCGGAGGCTGAATTTAAACAG CGGCATGAAGAGAACCTTGCCCTGCCGTCATCAGAGAAGCAAGCCCTTGAGTGTGTAAAGGCAGGACTAGAGACCTGGGAGTACAAAGCAAAGAATGCCCTTATGTACTATCCAGAGG GTGTCAAGGATGATGACACCCTCTTCAAGAAGCCTAGGGAGGTGATTCACAAGAACACTCGTTTTGTGGGAGACCCCTTCAGCAAAGCCCTTAACAAATGCCAGCTTCAGCAGGCTGCAGCCCTTAATGCACAG TTCAAACAGGGTAAAGTAGGCCCAGATGGCAAAGAGCTTAATGCCCAGGATTCCCCTAATGTTAACGGATATGGGTTTGAAGGAACTCCCTGCCCTTCCCCAG GTATGGCTGAGTCCCCCTTGATGAcctggggagagatagagagcacCCCCTTTCGCTTGGATGGGTCTGACTCACCGTTTCAAGAGCGGAATATTGGCCCATCGTTCAAG ATTCCAGAACCAGGAAGAAGAGAGCGGTTGGGTTTGAAAATGGCCAATGAGGCTGCAGCCAAAAACCGGGCAAAGAAGAAAGAAGCATTGCGAAAGGTCACAGAAAATCTTGCAAG TCTCACTCCAAAAGGCCTGAGCCCAGCATTGACCCCTGCCCTTCAGAGGCTTGTAAACCGGACCTCCAGCAAATACACAGATAAAGCTCTAAGGGCAAGCTACACACCATCTCccacacacagaggagcaggctcCAAAACCCCCCTGGGTGGTCCAGTCACTCCCTCAGGCACTCCGACACCAAGCAAAGCCAGGACCCCCGCCTCCCAGGACCCAGCGTCCATCACAGACGACCTACTGCAGCTCCCCAAGAGGAGGAAAGCCTCTGACTTCTTCTGA
- the LOC112219458 gene encoding testis-specific serine/threonine-protein kinase 1-like, which yields MDDSLVLKKRGYTLGISLGEGSYAKVKSAYSERLKTNVAIKIINRRKAPADFLEKFLPRELEILASLNHRNIVKTFEIFETSEGKVYMIMELGVQGDLLEFIKFRGALPEDFTRKLFKQLSLAIQFAHDLDVVHRDLKCENLLLDKDFNLKVSDFGFARRINYDDAGQMILSKTFCGSAAYAAPEVLQGLPYNAKVYDVWSMGVVLFIMLCGSMPYDDSNIKKMLKIQKEHRVDFPRSKTVPTECKDLMYRMLNPDVAQRIEIDDILEHVWVQSKSKSHDGSKRREDGPSSEAACSKKERKGESSKHPHGNENKKGEKVEVEAELGPKLSVEGKKAAEPSKHTKKESSPDARNDIPADSC from the coding sequence ATGGACGACTCACTGGTGCTGAAGAAACGGGGATATACACTGGGCATCAGTTTAGGCGAGGGGTCATACGCCAAAGTAAAATCCGCGTATTCTGAGCGTCTGAAGACCAATGTTGCTATCAAAATTATTAACAGAAGAAAGGCGCCGGCGGATTTTTTGGAGAAGTTCTTACCCCGGGAACTGGAGATCCTTGCATCCCTAAATCACCGAAACATCGTCAAGACCTTCGAGATATTCGAGACTTCAGAAGGGAAGGTGTACATGATTATGGAGCTTGGTGTGCAAGGGGACCTACTCGAATTCATCAAATTCAGGGGTGCTTTGCCCGAGGATTTCACCAGAAAACTGTTCAAACAACTGTCACTTGCAATACAATTTGCACACGACCTAGATGTTGTTCACAGGGACCTGAAATGTGAAAACCTGCTATTGGACAAAGACTTCAACCTCAAAGTGTCAGATTTTGGATTTGCCAGGAGGATCAATTATGATGATGCTGGACAAATGATTCTCAGCAAAACATTCTGTGGCTCTGCAGCCTATGCAGCACCAGAGGTATTACAGGGGCTCCCATACAATGCCAAAGTGTATGACGTTTGGAGTATGGGGGTCGTTCTATTCATCATGCTCTGTGGGTCTATGCCATATGATGACTCCAATATTAAGAAGATGCTGAAAATTCAGAAAGAGCATCGTGTTGACTTCCCACGCAGCAAAACTGTCCCTACGGAGTGCAAAGACCTGATGTATCGCATGCTTAATCCAGATGTAGCCCAGAGGATAGAGATCGATGATATCCTTGAACATGTATGGGTGCAGTCAAAATCCAAATCACATGATGGTTCTAAGAGACGAGAAGATGGACCTTCATCTGAAGCTGCTTGCTCCAAAAAAGAAAGGAAGGGTGAAAGTAGTAAGCATCCTCATGGCAATGAGAACAAGAAAGGGGAAAAAGTGGAGGTTGAGGCAGAATTGGGCCCTAAACTTTCTGTGGAGGGCAAAAAGGCAGCTGAACCATCTAAGCACACCAAGAAAGAATCATCCCCAGATGCAAGGAATGACATCCCTGCTGATTCATGTTGA